GGCTCCTGATAAAATTTTAAAAGGTTGATCGTTTAAAAAAAACTCCTCTTTAATTTCAAATCTGTCCACATTTCCACCCTTCCTAGCAAACGCTTTCAATCGTTGGATAATTGCTAAATAAAGAGGTATCTTTATTTAGCAATTTCGACTACTTGTATGTTCATAATATGTTCGTTCACGTTATCTACGTTCACATGCCCTGTCATTCTTTCTTGGGCATTGGCCATTCCAGCAGCCATTCCCCATTTTAATAGTTCAGAGGCTGATAAATTCTTGGCCAGGCCATATGCGAAACCAGCAATGGTTGCATCTCCTGAACCAACAGGGTTCGTTGCTTGAATCGTCGGAATTTTTACACGGTAAAACTGATCGTGATGTTTTGCAATTGCCCCTTCTTTTCCTAAAGACACTACAATCCATTCAATTCCAACAAACATTGGGTTTGTTAAGGCCTTTTGCACAGCTGTTAATGGACTTTCTGAAAAGTTTTGCTCTAGCAATCCTTCGAGTTCCTCTAAGTTGGGTTTAATTAGATACGGTTTCCATGGCCCTTGAAGAACTTGCCTTAAACTTTCACCAGACGTATCTAGCAACACTTTAACCTCTTGTATTTGTGCTTTTTGAACTAATTCTTGATAAAAATATTGTGGTAATCCTTTGGCTAAACTTCCAGAAATTGTGACAATTTCTGCTCGCTTAATTAATTGATCGAAGTTTTCAAGGAAGGCGGTTATTTCTTCTTTGGAAACAATCGGCCCAGCTTCTAAAATTTCAGTTTGATTGCCCTCATGCAAAATAGCAATCGAATCACGCGTTTCTTCTTTGATCGATGTAAATGCTTGGGGGATGTTTGCTTTCTTTAATTCGCTAGCAATAAAAGCCCCATGAAAACCACCGAGAACGCCGGTAGCTGTAACATCTCCTCCTAGATCATGAATGACACGAGTGACATTTAATCCTTTACCACCAGGTGTTTTCGTTACCTGACTGGTCCGGTTAACGGTATCAAGGTTTAGATGGTCTAATAGATAGGAGATGTCAATTGACGGATTCATCGTTACTGTTACTATCACAGCTATGCCTCCCAATTACCCTTCGTTTACTTGAACTTTCGCATGCCAAGAGCTGGCTGTTGCTGCGATGACTTCATTTAAGCTTTCAATATTTTCTCTTCCTTCTGTTTTCAACCAATCACAGGCTGCGGTTTCACCTGCTTCAACAAAAGGTTTCACCCCATTTTTCCATGTTGCACGGCCACATAAAACACCATTAAATGTTGAACCTGCTTCTTTAGCAAAACGTAATGTTTCTTGGAATAAAGCAGTTGAAACACCGGCACTTAAAAAGATAAATGGTAAATGAGTGGTTTGACTTTGTTCTAAGAAATAATTAGCCGCTTTCTCTTTTGTATATGCTGTTTCACCAGTCGCAAAACCTTCTACATAATTCATATTGACTGGTACTTCCACTTTCAATACATCTACTTTATATTGTGGTTTGGAAAATTCTTTCATCATTTCATTCACTTTATGTGGTTTAACTTTTGCATATTCCAAAGAAATAGCATCTGCTATCTGCGCATCATAAGAAACTAATTCCAAGTAAAATGGTAGGTCTTCTCCTGCACATTCACTACCTAAGCGTTCAATAAACACGTGTTTTTGATGATTAATTTCTGGATCCTCATCCACGTCATAGTATAGTAGAAACTTAATAGCATCTGCGCCTTCTTCTTTCAAGCGTAGAACAGACCAGTCTGCTAGTAAATCGGGCAATCGTCCAGGAGTAGTTGCATCGTATCCTGTCTTTTCATAAGCGAGCAACAACCCCGACTCAGTATCACGTGCTTTAGCAGCAGGCAACCCATATTCTGGATCTAATAAAATTGCTGAAGCATACGGTGTCATTTCTTTTGAGACTAATTCTTTAAACGTTTCAATTTGTGCATCAGTTGGCTCTATATCTAGCGCTTTAATCATTTTTTTCAACGCACCTCGTTGATCAATTGCTAACGCGCTAATGATTCCTTCATGCGTTGATAAACTATCCATTGCCGCTTTTTTTCCAGCTGTTAACGTAAGCATAGTTTCTTCTCCAAATGTCGTATCATTTATAGTCATAAATCGTTACTCCTTTAACCACACGATTCACTGTACCTGTCGGTGAAGGGGTATCCGGTTTATTTCCCACCTTAATAGATGTTAATAGTGCGACTGTTTGTGCTACCATGATATCTGCTAATGCTAAATAGCCATCTGGTAATAAAGCTGTTTCCGCTGAATATTCAATGGTTGAACCTGAGAAATTACGTTTTCCAGGTTGGGCAATCGCAAAGACGCCAGCTGCTATTTCGTCACTGTGAACTTCTTCTAAAATGTCCAAATCATAATCTCTTGTGTAAGGCGCATTATTAACAAAGCCAAACATAATGGTTTTTTCATTAATAAATGATTTCGGACCATGACGGAAGCCCATTGATGAGTCAAAAATTGTTGCAACTTTTCCTGCCGTTAATTCTAAAATTTTCAGTTGAGCTTCTCTTGCCAAACCAGTTAAACTTCCAGAACCAACATAAACAATTCGCTCAAAACCAAGATTAGCAATTTTGTTCAACTCTTCTTCACGGGATAAAACTTCTTCACCCAATTCCATCAAAACGCTTACATATTCTTGTTTTTGTTCGAAGGCTGTTTGATCAAAGAGTAATAACGTGCCCAAGGTCATGCAAGAAAAACTACCAGTCATCGCAAAACCACCATCATTTGAACGTGTCGGCATTAAGAATAAAAAGCTATTATCTTCTTTTTGACTCCGTTGTGCCAACTGTCCTTCTTCTGCACAAGTAATGGCTAAATGATGAATCGTCTCAACTACTTGATTTGCTACTTCCACTGCAGTTAAGCTTTCCGGACTATTCCCGCTTCTAGCAAGCGAAACTAACAACGTTGGTTCTTCTTTAATCAGATAATCTTCTGGTTTGGCAACAATATCTGTTGTCCCAATACTTTCAAATGTAAACGCCTGTGTGTCCCCATGTGCTCGTAAATAAGGAACAACGGTATCACCTACATATTGGGAAGTCCCTGCTCCTGTAAAAATCACTCTTGTACGTTTTCCTTCTGCTTTGGCATGGACTTCTTTTAAAAAGTTTTCCAAAATGGCTTGATTTTTACGATAAAGTGTCACGGTTTCTTGCCAAAGCTCTGGTTGCTGACGAATTTCACGGGTAGTATTTTCCGCTCCTAGCTGTTCTAGTTCTTCTTTTTCTGCTGTAAACATACTTAACTCTCCTAACTATTCCGAATATGGCGTATCTGATAATGAAACTGATCTGCTCGTGCCACACTCAATGTAAATTCAATAATTTCATTTTTCATGTTATACGTCTGTCGTGCTAAATGAAGTACTGGTGCTCCTTCTGGAATCATCAATAGTTTCGCATCTTCTTTCGAAGCAATACTCGCGTATAACTCTTCATCTGCTAAACGAATGGTTTGATTAAAATCTTCCGAAAACAGGTCATATAATGGTTTGCTACGCAATAATTGATCCGTGAGTGATAAGAAAAATTTCACTGGCAA
The DNA window shown above is from Enterococcus sp. 12C11_DIV0727 and carries:
- a CDS encoding SIS domain-containing protein is translated as MFTAEKEELEQLGAENTTREIRQQPELWQETVTLYRKNQAILENFLKEVHAKAEGKRTRVIFTGAGTSQYVGDTVVPYLRAHGDTQAFTFESIGTTDIVAKPEDYLIKEEPTLLVSLARSGNSPESLTAVEVANQVVETIHHLAITCAEEGQLAQRSQKEDNSFLFLMPTRSNDGGFAMTGSFSCMTLGTLLLFDQTAFEQKQEYVSVLMELGEEVLSREEELNKIANLGFERIVYVGSGSLTGLAREAQLKILELTAGKVATIFDSSMGFRHGPKSFINEKTIMFGFVNNAPYTRDYDLDILEEVHSDEIAAGVFAIAQPGKRNFSGSTIEYSAETALLPDGYLALADIMVAQTVALLTSIKVGNKPDTPSPTGTVNRVVKGVTIYDYK
- a CDS encoding hexose kinase — protein: MIVTVTMNPSIDISYLLDHLNLDTVNRTSQVTKTPGGKGLNVTRVIHDLGGDVTATGVLGGFHGAFIASELKKANIPQAFTSIKEETRDSIAILHEGNQTEILEAGPIVSKEEITAFLENFDQLIKRAEIVTISGSLAKGLPQYFYQELVQKAQIQEVKVLLDTSGESLRQVLQGPWKPYLIKPNLEELEGLLEQNFSESPLTAVQKALTNPMFVGIEWIVVSLGKEGAIAKHHDQFYRVKIPTIQATNPVGSGDATIAGFAYGLAKNLSASELLKWGMAAGMANAQERMTGHVNVDNVNEHIMNIQVVEIAK
- the lacD gene encoding tagatose-bisphosphate aldolase — its product is MLTLTAGKKAAMDSLSTHEGIISALAIDQRGALKKMIKALDIEPTDAQIETFKELVSKEMTPYASAILLDPEYGLPAAKARDTESGLLLAYEKTGYDATTPGRLPDLLADWSVLRLKEEGADAIKFLLYYDVDEDPEINHQKHVFIERLGSECAGEDLPFYLELVSYDAQIADAISLEYAKVKPHKVNEMMKEFSKPQYKVDVLKVEVPVNMNYVEGFATGETAYTKEKAANYFLEQSQTTHLPFIFLSAGVSTALFQETLRFAKEAGSTFNGVLCGRATWKNGVKPFVEAGETAACDWLKTEGRENIESLNEVIAATASSWHAKVQVNEG